From one Catenuloplanes nepalensis genomic stretch:
- a CDS encoding UDP-N-acetylmuramate dehydrogenase, with product MHDVSADSPTVAGSTVPSSLAPHTTLRLGGPARRLVSAENADELVELTKAASRTGDPLLLLAGGSNVVIGDDGFAGTAILIRSRGVEVISRRPDQLIIRVQAGHPWDEFVAETVTAGWAGVECLSGIPGSTGATPIQNVGAYGQDVAETISSVTVYDRADGVIRDMPAADCGFGYRASIFKHNERFVVLSVDFRLRPATESGPVRYAELARSLGVTQGDRVPLAAARETVLTLRAGKGMVLDSGDRDTWSVGSFFTNPILDGGAWEKLRAATEGTGEPPGWPGEGGRVKVSAAWLIDRAGFGKGYPGGDVPVSISTKHTLALTNRGSGSTAQLLGLAREIRDGVRDRFGVLLHPEPVLVGCEI from the coding sequence GTGCACGACGTTAGCGCTGATTCGCCCACCGTCGCAGGGTCGACAGTCCCCAGTTCGCTCGCTCCGCACACCACGTTGCGGTTGGGCGGGCCCGCCAGACGGCTGGTTTCCGCCGAAAATGCGGATGAACTGGTCGAGTTGACCAAGGCCGCGAGCCGAACGGGTGACCCTCTGCTGTTGCTGGCCGGCGGCAGCAACGTGGTCATCGGGGACGACGGATTCGCCGGGACCGCGATTCTGATCCGCAGCCGCGGCGTGGAGGTGATCAGTCGCCGGCCGGACCAGCTGATCATCCGGGTCCAGGCCGGGCACCCGTGGGACGAGTTCGTGGCCGAGACGGTCACCGCGGGGTGGGCCGGTGTCGAATGCCTCTCCGGCATCCCCGGCTCGACCGGCGCCACCCCGATCCAGAACGTCGGGGCGTACGGGCAGGACGTGGCGGAGACGATCTCGTCGGTCACGGTCTACGACCGCGCCGATGGGGTGATCCGGGACATGCCCGCGGCCGATTGCGGCTTCGGCTACCGCGCGAGCATCTTCAAGCACAACGAGCGGTTCGTGGTGCTCTCCGTCGACTTCCGGCTGCGCCCCGCCACGGAGTCCGGCCCGGTGCGCTACGCGGAGCTGGCCCGCTCGCTCGGCGTGACCCAGGGGGACCGGGTGCCGCTTGCCGCCGCGCGCGAGACCGTGCTGACGCTGCGCGCCGGCAAGGGCATGGTGCTGGACTCCGGCGACCGGGACACCTGGTCCGTCGGATCGTTCTTCACCAATCCGATCCTGGACGGCGGAGCCTGGGAGAAGCTGCGCGCCGCGACCGAGGGGACCGGCGAACCGCCGGGCTGGCCGGGCGAGGGCGGCCGGGTCAAGGTCAGCGCGGCCTGGCTGATCGACCGGGCCGGGTTCGGCAAGGGTTACCCGGGTGGCGACGTGCCGGTCAGCATCTCCACCAAGCACACGCTGGCGCTGACCAACCGGGGCTCCGGCAGCACCGCGCAGCTGCTCGGCCTGGCGCGGGAGATCCGCGACGGCGTGCGCGACCGCTTCGGCGTGCTGCTGCACCCGGAGCCGGTGCTGGTCGGCTGCGAGATCTGA
- a CDS encoding maleylpyruvate isomerase family mycothiol-dependent enzyme: MTKLHATKDFWIGALRAEGPAFRAALAEQALGAPVPTRPEWTVTDLIGHLGGFYDWVGAHVTRGVTTAPETTRPAEAVPAGVDPLTWWDQRYTAALATLEGVEEDLPAWNPMPAAKKAAFWLRRAAHLTTLHRWDAQMTIGLAEPIEAKLAVDGLAELLDTLLPAGRGTGPRDRFGMIHLVASDLQHQWFVRLRGEGLALLDTDTILDSDDHHARVLAAGSASDLLLALHGRIPFDTLEITGERSLLGGLRIG; the protein is encoded by the coding sequence ATGACGAAGCTGCATGCCACGAAAGACTTCTGGATCGGCGCACTGCGCGCCGAGGGTCCCGCGTTCCGCGCGGCCCTGGCCGAACAGGCGCTGGGCGCGCCCGTTCCCACGCGTCCGGAGTGGACCGTGACGGACCTCATCGGCCACCTCGGCGGCTTCTACGACTGGGTCGGGGCGCACGTCACCCGCGGTGTGACCACCGCGCCCGAGACGACCCGGCCGGCGGAAGCGGTTCCGGCCGGCGTCGACCCGCTGACCTGGTGGGACCAGCGCTACACCGCGGCCCTGGCGACGCTGGAGGGCGTCGAGGAGGACCTCCCCGCGTGGAACCCGATGCCCGCGGCGAAGAAGGCCGCGTTCTGGCTGCGCCGCGCCGCGCACCTGACCACGCTGCACCGGTGGGACGCGCAGATGACGATCGGGCTGGCCGAGCCGATCGAGGCGAAGCTGGCCGTGGACGGGCTGGCCGAGCTGCTCGACACGCTGCTCCCGGCCGGCCGCGGCACCGGCCCGCGCGACCGGTTCGGCATGATCCACCTGGTCGCCTCCGACCTGCAGCACCAGTGGTTCGTCCGGCTGCGCGGCGAGGGCCTGGCGCTGCTCGACACGGACACGATTCTGGACTCCGACGACCACCACGCGCGCGTGCTCGCGGCCGGCTCCGCCAGCGATCTGCTGCTGGCGCTGCACGGCCGGATCCCGTTCGACACGCTGGAGATCACGGGAGAGCGTTCTCTGCTGGGTGGCCTGCGCATCGGCTGA
- a CDS encoding GH1 family beta-glucosidase translates to MTNPSTQSVTFPEGFLWGAATASYQIEGAAREDGRGPSIWDTFSRTPGKVYAGHTGDVACDHYHRYRDDVAMMAELGLQAYRFSIAWPRIQPDGTGPVNPAGLDFYDRLVDELHGRGITPVVTLYHWDLPQTLEDRGGWTNRDTSEAFADYALAVHKRLGDRVETWTTLNEPWCSAYLGYASGIHAPGIRDPESAFKAVHHLLLGHGLATRALRDAGVRKLGITLNPAAVSPADPDSEADVAAAHLVDGLQNRIFFDPILRGSYPDDVLAHIRRFSDLSWLRTGDETIINAPIDVLGINFYSPTYVRSKPGIDGNPSAPGTDGIEFLPPAGAVTDMGWAIEPASLTRLLARIHRDYPGTPLMITENGAAYPTGPDETGDRVPDADRVAYLDGHLRACHDAIARGVDLRGYFVWSLLDNYEWAEGYRKRFGVVYVDYHTQRRIPKDSARFYSQVIRDNGL, encoded by the coding sequence GTGACTAACCCCTCAACACAGAGCGTGACGTTCCCGGAGGGCTTCCTCTGGGGGGCCGCCACGGCCTCCTATCAGATCGAGGGCGCCGCCCGTGAGGACGGCCGCGGCCCCTCGATCTGGGACACGTTCAGCCGCACGCCGGGCAAGGTGTACGCCGGGCACACCGGCGACGTCGCCTGCGACCACTACCACCGGTACCGCGACGACGTGGCCATGATGGCGGAGCTCGGCCTGCAGGCGTACCGGTTCTCCATCGCCTGGCCGCGCATCCAGCCGGACGGCACCGGCCCGGTCAACCCGGCCGGCCTCGACTTCTACGACCGGCTCGTGGACGAGCTGCACGGCAGGGGGATCACCCCGGTCGTCACGCTCTACCACTGGGACCTGCCGCAGACGCTGGAGGACCGCGGCGGCTGGACCAACCGCGACACGTCCGAGGCGTTCGCGGACTACGCGCTCGCGGTCCACAAGCGGCTCGGCGACCGGGTCGAGACCTGGACCACGCTGAACGAGCCGTGGTGCTCGGCCTACCTCGGCTACGCCTCCGGGATCCACGCGCCCGGCATCCGGGACCCGGAGTCCGCGTTCAAGGCCGTCCACCACCTGCTGCTCGGCCACGGCCTGGCGACCAGGGCGCTGCGCGACGCCGGCGTGCGGAAGCTCGGCATCACGCTGAACCCGGCCGCGGTCTCCCCCGCCGACCCGGACAGCGAGGCCGACGTGGCCGCCGCACACCTGGTCGACGGCCTGCAGAACCGGATCTTCTTCGACCCGATCCTGCGCGGCTCCTACCCGGACGACGTGCTCGCGCACATCCGCCGGTTCTCCGACCTGAGCTGGCTGCGCACCGGTGACGAGACGATCATCAACGCGCCGATCGACGTGCTCGGGATCAACTTCTATTCGCCGACCTACGTCCGGTCGAAGCCCGGCATCGACGGCAACCCGAGCGCCCCCGGCACCGACGGCATCGAGTTCCTGCCTCCGGCCGGCGCGGTCACGGACATGGGCTGGGCGATCGAGCCGGCCTCGCTGACCCGCCTGCTGGCGCGCATCCACCGCGACTACCCGGGCACGCCTCTCATGATCACCGAGAACGGCGCCGCGTACCCCACCGGTCCGGACGAGACCGGCGACCGGGTGCCCGATGCCGACCGGGTCGCCTACCTCGACGGCCACCTGCGCGCCTGCCACGACGCGATCGCCCGCGGCGTCGACCTGCGCGGCTACTTCGTCTGGTCCCTGCTGGACAACTACGAGTGGGCCGAGGGCTACCGCAAGCGCTTCGGCGTGGTCTACGTCGACTACCACACCCAGCGCCGCATCCCCAAGGACAGCGCTCGCTTCTACTCCCAGGTCATCCGCGACAACGGCCTCTGA
- a CDS encoding EI24 domain-containing protein → MTAHPAAARAGSTAQEFFAGIRMLLRGLGLYVSNPRLMAFGLIPAFISGLLYLAAFGTLFYFVSDISEWLTPFANGWDEGLQEIVRLAVAAAVLGLFVLVGMLTFTAITLLIGDPFYEKISEAVENRYGGVPGEVDLPWHKTMRLSLADSIRLIGLTILCGVPLFLLGFIPLIGQTVIPVVAALVGGWFLALELTGFPFYRRGLRLADRRRVFRANRPAALGFGVGVFVCFLIPLGAILVTPAAIAGAALLSRRSLGFPIEHHR, encoded by the coding sequence ATCACCGCACACCCGGCGGCCGCGCGCGCCGGCAGCACCGCGCAGGAATTCTTCGCCGGGATCCGGATGCTGCTCCGCGGCCTCGGCCTCTACGTCAGCAACCCGCGCCTGATGGCGTTCGGGCTCATCCCCGCGTTCATCTCCGGCCTGCTCTACCTGGCCGCGTTCGGCACGCTGTTCTACTTCGTGTCGGACATCTCGGAGTGGCTCACGCCGTTCGCGAACGGCTGGGACGAGGGTCTCCAGGAGATCGTCCGGCTCGCCGTGGCAGCCGCGGTGCTCGGCCTGTTCGTGCTGGTCGGCATGCTCACGTTCACCGCGATCACGCTGCTGATCGGTGACCCGTTCTACGAGAAGATCTCCGAGGCCGTCGAGAACCGCTACGGCGGCGTGCCCGGCGAGGTCGACCTGCCCTGGCACAAGACCATGCGGCTCAGCCTGGCCGACTCGATCCGCCTGATCGGCCTGACCATCCTCTGCGGCGTCCCGCTGTTCCTGCTCGGCTTCATCCCGCTGATCGGCCAGACCGTCATCCCCGTGGTCGCCGCCCTGGTCGGCGGCTGGTTCCTCGCGCTCGAGCTGACCGGCTTCCCGTTCTACCGTCGCGGCCTCCGCCTCGCCGACCGCCGCCGCGTCTTCCGCGCCAACCGCCCCGCCGCTCTCGGCTTCGGCGTCGGCGTCTTCGTCTGCTTCCTCATCCCGCTCGGCGCCATCCTGGTCACCCCCGCCGCCATCGCCGGCGCAGCCCTGCTCTCCCGCCGCTCCCTCGGCTTCCCCATCGAGCACCACCGCTGA
- a CDS encoding alpha/beta fold hydrolase, producing the protein MRDFRWPPRPDGGPRTYGPGPSAPRNSRPTLPEPPTDIVQTPHGVRLERLIGGAGDPGTVFAHGLAGSIAATRPLGSAVLGRRIFFQFRGHGRSEAPPGPWDYADLARDLRAVADLSDATRAVGVSLGAAALSRLLTESPGRFTRVVFFLPIPVDEARGDALRDRVEALHATVEDGDLAAIAEVVSAELPPSVRNTPAGWGYLRQRVEQLSRDGLGAELAGLADAVPVPDTAALASVTAEALVIGARGDELHPVEAAERLAGLLPRATLHVYDRPGPVFTHRADLRERISGFLN; encoded by the coding sequence GTGAGGGATTTCCGCTGGCCGCCCCGCCCCGACGGCGGCCCTCGGACCTACGGTCCCGGTCCCTCCGCCCCACGCAACAGCCGTCCCACGCTTCCCGAGCCGCCGACCGACATCGTGCAGACACCCCATGGGGTACGGCTGGAGAGGCTGATCGGCGGCGCCGGTGACCCGGGCACCGTGTTCGCGCACGGGCTGGCCGGCAGCATCGCCGCGACCCGCCCGCTGGGCAGCGCGGTCCTCGGCCGCCGGATCTTCTTCCAGTTCCGCGGCCACGGGCGCTCCGAAGCTCCGCCCGGACCGTGGGACTACGCCGACCTGGCCCGTGATCTGCGTGCCGTCGCCGATCTCTCGGACGCCACCCGTGCGGTCGGCGTCAGCCTGGGCGCGGCCGCGCTGTCCCGGCTGCTCACGGAGAGCCCAGGCCGGTTCACGCGCGTGGTCTTCTTCCTGCCGATACCGGTGGACGAGGCGCGTGGCGACGCGCTGCGCGACCGGGTCGAGGCACTGCACGCGACCGTGGAGGACGGCGACCTGGCCGCGATCGCGGAGGTGGTCTCCGCCGAACTGCCGCCGTCCGTGCGCAACACCCCGGCCGGCTGGGGTTACCTGCGGCAGCGCGTCGAGCAGCTCTCCCGGGACGGGCTCGGCGCGGAACTGGCCGGCCTCGCCGACGCGGTGCCGGTGCCGGACACCGCCGCGCTCGCCTCGGTGACCGCGGAGGCACTGGTGATCGGTGCCCGCGGCGACGAGTTGCACCCGGTGGAGGCGGCCGAGCGGCTGGCCGGGCTGCTGCCGCGCGCGACGCTGCACGTCTACGACCGCCCGGGGCCGGTTTTCACCCACCGCGCCGACCTTCGGGAGCGGATCTCCGGCTTCCTGAACTGA
- a CDS encoding DUF2516 family protein produces the protein MAADVPIFAFYVRGIIDLVILFLALVVLGVSFVHCLTQRADAFPAIGTLPKGGWLAILGLCMVFCLLLSRQTIFQMIGIAAAMVYLLDVRAGLRDLSDGKGFW, from the coding sequence ATGGCAGCCGACGTCCCGATCTTCGCCTTCTACGTTCGCGGCATCATCGACCTGGTGATTCTCTTCCTGGCGCTGGTCGTCCTCGGCGTCTCGTTCGTGCACTGCCTCACTCAGCGGGCGGATGCGTTCCCCGCCATCGGCACGCTGCCCAAGGGCGGCTGGCTGGCGATCCTCGGCCTCTGCATGGTCTTCTGCCTGCTGCTGAGCCGGCAGACCATCTTCCAGATGATCGGCATCGCGGCCGCGATGGTCTACCTGCTGGACGTCCGGGCCGGTCTGCGGGACCTCTCCGACGGCAAAGGCTTCTGGTGA
- a CDS encoding helix-turn-helix domain-containing protein has product MAPADLPRDIGGFIRDMRRNAKISLRQLAEQAGVSNPYLSQIERGLRKPSAEVLQQLAGALRVSTPAMYLRAGLLEGDAPGVLEAIAGDPDLTMAQRQSLTQIYDTFRRENAREAAVAAAEAAAEAAAEAAAAEAAAAEAAAAEKAAAGTAAAAEAAADAKTDEVATDGDAAEQAPPVKKAPTTTTPTTEETP; this is encoded by the coding sequence ATGGCACCGGCAGACCTACCGCGCGACATCGGCGGATTCATCCGTGACATGCGGCGCAACGCGAAGATCTCGCTCCGGCAGCTCGCCGAGCAGGCCGGCGTCAGCAATCCATACCTCAGCCAGATCGAGCGCGGCCTGCGCAAGCCGAGCGCGGAGGTGTTGCAGCAGCTCGCGGGCGCGCTGCGGGTCTCCACCCCGGCGATGTACCTGCGGGCCGGCCTGCTCGAAGGTGACGCACCCGGCGTGCTGGAGGCCATCGCGGGCGACCCGGACCTGACGATGGCGCAGAGGCAGTCACTCACCCAGATCTACGACACGTTCCGCCGGGAGAACGCCCGCGAGGCGGCGGTCGCGGCTGCTGAGGCGGCTGCTGAGGCGGCTGCTGAGGCGGCGGCTGCTGAGGCGGCGGCTGCTGAGGCGGCGGCCGCTGAGAAGGCCGCCGCTGGAACGGCTGCTGCCGCGGAAGCGGCGGCGGATGCGAAGACGGACGAGGTCGCGACGGATGGTGACGCGGCCGAGCAGGCGCCCCCGGTGAAGAAGGCGCCGACCACGACCACCCCCACGACGGAGGAGACGCCATGA
- a CDS encoding alpha/beta fold hydrolase yields the protein MPYLDLPGASLAYDDDGTGPAVLLLHAGIADRRMWREQAGPLSVMHRVIRLDLRGYGESTLTRTPFAHHDDVIALLDALQIQRAVLVGCSFGGAVAIDTAIAHPDRVAGLALIGSALSGHAWSEEVDELWEALAAEVGTDDVDAMAEAEVRFWVVGPGRDIATMDPDLLDFAWRMDRRALAAEAALGQVDVHQLNPVATYRLAEVRPPTLVTAGAADVPDIRRLADRMAAEIPNAHRLPDIPDAAHLAPLEQPEAVNRIVLSFLGALRG from the coding sequence GTGCCTTATCTTGATCTTCCAGGGGCGAGCCTCGCCTACGACGACGACGGCACCGGCCCCGCCGTGCTCCTGCTGCACGCGGGCATCGCCGATCGACGCATGTGGCGCGAGCAGGCCGGCCCACTCTCCGTGATGCACCGCGTGATCCGGCTGGATCTGCGTGGCTACGGTGAGTCCACGTTGACCCGCACGCCGTTCGCGCACCACGACGACGTGATCGCGCTGCTCGACGCGCTGCAGATCCAGCGGGCCGTGCTGGTCGGATGCTCGTTCGGCGGCGCGGTCGCGATCGACACCGCGATCGCCCACCCGGACCGGGTCGCCGGTCTCGCGCTGATCGGCTCCGCGCTCTCCGGCCACGCCTGGTCCGAAGAGGTGGACGAGCTGTGGGAGGCGCTGGCGGCCGAGGTCGGCACGGACGACGTGGACGCGATGGCCGAGGCCGAGGTCCGCTTCTGGGTGGTCGGGCCGGGGCGGGACATCGCCACCATGGACCCGGACCTGCTGGACTTCGCGTGGCGGATGGACCGGCGCGCGCTCGCCGCGGAGGCCGCGCTGGGCCAGGTGGACGTGCACCAGCTGAACCCGGTCGCCACCTACCGGCTCGCCGAGGTGCGCCCGCCGACGCTGGTCACGGCCGGTGCCGCGGACGTGCCGGACATCCGCCGGCTGGCCGACCGGATGGCCGCGGAGATCCCGAACGCGCACCGCCTGCCGGACATCCCGGACGCGGCGCACCTGGCCCCGCTGGAGCAGCCGGAGGCGGTCAACCGCATCGTGCTGTCCTTCCTCGGCGCACTGAGGGGGTGA
- a CDS encoding 3-keto-5-aminohexanoate cleavage protein: MSLGTLITVAPTGAETRKQDVPALPVTLDELLVTAKECAALGAAMIHVHVRDDAGEPTLDPGRLRETVAALRAETGLIVQLSTGGAVGDPEDARRAVLDAGPDAASLTMGSVNFGDGVFVNRWEFVVDLHLRMRERGIVPEFEIFDLGQLHALRRLLDEHGLPAGGHVHLDLVMGVPGGMDGTTETVAACLAAMRDLPADLTFSATGIGRTTIPVMLAALSAGGHLRVGMEDTLTYAKRRPVESNMQLVARAVGLAQLAQRPPLTPKQARELLGLS, translated from the coding sequence ATGTCCCTCGGCACGTTGATCACCGTGGCGCCGACCGGGGCGGAGACGCGCAAGCAGGACGTGCCGGCGCTGCCGGTCACGCTCGACGAGCTGCTGGTCACCGCGAAGGAGTGCGCCGCGCTCGGCGCCGCGATGATTCACGTGCACGTGCGGGACGACGCCGGCGAGCCCACGCTCGACCCCGGCCGGCTGCGCGAGACGGTCGCCGCGCTGCGCGCCGAGACCGGCCTGATCGTGCAGCTCTCCACGGGCGGCGCGGTCGGCGATCCGGAGGACGCGCGCCGCGCCGTGCTGGACGCCGGGCCGGACGCGGCATCGCTCACCATGGGCTCGGTCAACTTCGGCGACGGCGTGTTCGTGAACCGCTGGGAGTTCGTCGTCGACCTGCACCTGCGCATGCGGGAGCGCGGGATCGTGCCGGAGTTCGAGATCTTCGACCTGGGCCAGCTGCACGCGCTGCGGCGGCTGCTCGACGAGCACGGGCTGCCGGCCGGCGGTCACGTCCACCTCGACCTGGTGATGGGCGTGCCCGGCGGGATGGACGGCACCACTGAGACCGTGGCGGCCTGCCTGGCCGCGATGCGTGACCTGCCGGCGGACCTGACGTTCTCCGCGACCGGCATCGGGCGGACCACGATCCCGGTGATGCTGGCCGCGCTCTCCGCGGGCGGGCACCTGCGGGTCGGCATGGAGGACACGCTGACCTACGCGAAACGCCGCCCGGTCGAGTCGAACATGCAGCTGGTGGCGCGTGCGGTGGGCCTGGCTCAGCTGGCCCAGCGCCCGCCCCTGACGCCGAAGCAGGCCCGCGAGCTGCTCGGACTGAGCTAG
- the ygfZ gene encoding CAF17-like 4Fe-4S cluster assembly/insertion protein YgfZ — protein sequence MLDVPGAIGIRELDEIDPDAQSSPDVHGFTDVAAHYGDPAREQRLLDTEAGIVDRSHRGVLAVPGVERASWLHSLTTQHLADLRDGQGTELLVLSPHGHVEHHAGVAEVGETVWLDTEPSSAAGLFTFLSKMVFLTRVEPRDATADRAVLSLVGPRAAEALARIGVPDLPAPSVQAVPGPKFPSGALQPQPTSGYAVRELPSDILRPGPGAGAGAAAGGFVRAGRLGYDLVVPRGSVAALVTALGVPPAGLWAYEALRVAAGLPRAGFETDHRTLPSEVGLIEPAVHLDKGCYRGQETIARVHNLGRPPRRMVLLHLDGITSDEPPAVHTPVTNEAGKEIGFVGTAVRHYELGTIALAVIKRNTPDDAALRVGVAAAAIDPTIRL from the coding sequence ATGCTGGACGTGCCGGGCGCGATCGGGATCCGTGAGCTCGACGAGATCGACCCGGACGCCCAGAGTTCCCCTGATGTGCATGGCTTCACCGACGTGGCCGCCCACTACGGTGACCCGGCCCGCGAGCAGCGGCTGCTCGACACCGAGGCGGGCATCGTGGACCGGTCGCACCGCGGGGTGCTGGCCGTGCCGGGCGTGGAGCGGGCGAGCTGGCTGCACTCGCTGACCACCCAGCACCTCGCGGACCTGCGCGACGGTCAGGGCACCGAGCTGCTGGTGCTGTCGCCGCACGGGCACGTCGAGCACCACGCGGGCGTCGCCGAGGTCGGCGAGACGGTCTGGCTGGACACCGAGCCGTCCTCGGCCGCCGGCCTGTTCACGTTCCTGTCCAAGATGGTCTTCCTGACCCGGGTCGAGCCGCGCGACGCGACCGCGGACCGAGCCGTGCTCTCGCTCGTCGGCCCGCGTGCGGCGGAGGCGCTGGCCCGGATCGGCGTGCCGGATCTGCCGGCACCGTCGGTCCAGGCCGTGCCCGGCCCCAAGTTCCCCAGCGGAGCCCTTCAACCCCAACCCACCAGTGGGTACGCGGTGCGCGAGCTGCCATCAGACATCCTTCGGCCCGGTCCGGGGGCGGGGGCCGGGGCGGCAGCCGGGGGGTTCGTGCGGGCCGGGCGGCTGGGCTACGACCTGGTGGTGCCGCGCGGGAGCGTCGCCGCGCTGGTGACGGCTCTCGGCGTACCCCCGGCGGGTCTGTGGGCCTATGAGGCGCTGCGGGTGGCGGCCGGTCTGCCGCGGGCCGGGTTCGAGACCGACCACCGCACGCTGCCGAGCGAGGTCGGGCTGATCGAGCCCGCGGTGCACCTGGACAAGGGCTGCTACCGCGGTCAGGAGACGATCGCCCGCGTGCACAACCTGGGCCGGCCGCCGCGTCGCATGGTGCTGCTGCACCTCGACGGCATCACCTCGGACGAGCCGCCGGCCGTGCACACGCCGGTGACGAACGAGGCCGGCAAGGAGATCGGTTTCGTCGGCACGGCCGTGCGGCACTACGAACTCGGTACGATCGCGCTGGCCGTGATCAAGCGGAACACGCCGGACGACGCGGCGCTGCGAGTGGGCGTGGCGGCCGCCGCCATCGACCCGACGATTCGCCTGTAG
- a CDS encoding Fur family transcriptional regulator — MSETTLAEMLRERGLRLTPQRQLVLQAVHELGHATPEQVHNAVREVAAGVNITTVYRTLELLEELGLVRHTHLSHGSPTYHPAGQDQHIHLVCRHCGAVSEMDPMLMAPLADELAREKGFTVDVGHVALFGTCAECGDSGREK, encoded by the coding sequence GTGTCCGAAACAACGCTGGCCGAGATGTTGCGGGAGCGTGGACTGCGGCTGACACCGCAGCGCCAGCTGGTGCTGCAGGCGGTGCACGAGCTGGGCCACGCCACCCCCGAGCAGGTGCACAACGCCGTGCGTGAGGTCGCCGCCGGCGTCAACATCACCACCGTCTACCGGACGCTTGAGCTGCTGGAAGAGCTGGGGCTGGTCCGGCACACACACCTGTCGCACGGTTCGCCCACCTACCACCCGGCCGGGCAGGACCAGCACATCCATCTGGTCTGCCGGCACTGTGGCGCGGTGAGTGAGATGGACCCCATGCTGATGGCGCCGCTGGCCGATGAGCTCGCCCGCGAGAAAGGATTCACCGTGGACGTCGGACACGTGGCTCTCTTCGGCACGTGCGCCGAGTGCGGAGACAGCGGCAGGGAGAAGTAG
- a CDS encoding DsrE family protein — protein MLTVMARSLVIKVTAGADAPERCAQAFTVAATAVAAGVDVSLWLTGEASWFTLPGRAAEFQLPHSAPLPDLLDAVLAGGRVTLCTQCAARRDIGQEDVIEGVRIAGAAVFVEESLTDGAQALVY, from the coding sequence ATGCTGACGGTCATGGCCCGATCTCTCGTCATCAAGGTGACCGCCGGCGCCGACGCGCCGGAGCGCTGTGCCCAGGCGTTCACGGTCGCCGCCACCGCGGTCGCGGCCGGCGTCGACGTCTCGCTGTGGCTGACCGGTGAGGCGTCCTGGTTCACGCTGCCGGGCCGGGCCGCCGAGTTCCAGCTGCCCCACTCCGCACCGCTACCCGACCTGCTGGACGCGGTGCTGGCCGGCGGCAGGGTGACGCTCTGCACGCAGTGCGCGGCCCGCCGGGACATCGGCCAGGAGGACGTGATCGAGGGCGTCCGCATCGCCGGTGCCGCGGTCTTCGTCGAGGAGTCGCTCACCGACGGTGCCCAAGCACTGGTCTATTGA
- the mtfM gene encoding small membrane protein MtfM, protein MVTEIGFVSLLVAGFGALAGGLAYLAVRISRGRW, encoded by the coding sequence ATGGTTACCGAGATCGGGTTTGTCAGCCTGCTGGTGGCGGGCTTCGGCGCGCTCGCGGGCGGTCTCGCGTATCTCGCCGTAAGGATTTCAAGGGGACGCTGGTGA
- a CDS encoding FABP family protein: protein MTTPDTSSDNPLLPPWASLAPVEYAYPFEETHDLRSGPDLHPHLLGLLPYVGVWRGRGQGGYPTLEGEDFHFAQELRISHDGRPFLFYESRAWIIDEEAKPIRPAGREIGWWRPVVVNDRVTDDVEALMTSPTGIMEMYLGKTKGTTQMELVTDLVVRTSTSKEVTAGHRLFGIVEGALLYAYDMAAEGLPLTPHLSARLLRVAG, encoded by the coding sequence GTGACAACGCCGGACACATCGTCGGACAACCCGCTGCTGCCGCCGTGGGCCTCACTGGCTCCGGTGGAGTACGCGTACCCGTTCGAGGAGACGCACGACCTGCGCAGCGGGCCGGATCTGCACCCGCATCTGCTGGGCCTCCTGCCGTACGTCGGCGTGTGGCGCGGCCGGGGCCAGGGCGGCTACCCGACGCTCGAGGGCGAGGACTTCCACTTCGCACAGGAGCTGCGGATCAGCCACGACGGCCGCCCGTTCCTGTTCTACGAGTCGCGCGCGTGGATCATCGACGAGGAGGCGAAGCCGATCCGCCCGGCCGGGCGTGAGATCGGCTGGTGGCGCCCGGTGGTGGTGAACGACCGGGTCACCGACGACGTCGAGGCGCTGATGACCAGCCCGACCGGCATCATGGAGATGTACCTGGGCAAGACCAAGGGCACCACCCAGATGGAGCTGGTGACCGACCTGGTCGTGCGCACCTCCACGTCCAAGGAGGTGACCGCGGGCCACCGGCTCTTCGGCATCGTCGAGGGCGCGCTGCTGTACGCGTACGACATGGCCGCCGAGGGCCTGCCGCTCACGCCGCACCTCTCCGCGCGCCTGCTCCGCGTCGCCGGCTAG